The sequence below is a genomic window from Petroclostridium xylanilyticum.
CCAATATTGGCATATCTGTCGAACAGCTGCGTTCTCCCGAAGCTGATTTTGATCCTCACCAGTATTTGAAGCATGTTCATCAGAATAAGACGAAAGAATATCAGCAAATGTATGCAGAATATGAGAAAAAGTATAGTATTGACATGGCGTGATATAAATAGCATTAAAACCTTCGATAGCGTTTACTATCGGAGGTTTTTTAATACCTAAATATAATTTTTAGGCAGTAGAAGGAAATAATAAAAAAATGCAGAAATAATAAGGAAGTATAAACTTATATCAGGCAGAAGCTATAGATAATTAAGATTTTTTCGGAAACTTAAGATGCATGATTATGACTTAGAAGGAGAGATAATATGGCTCAAATAGAATTGATAGCGCCTACACTTTTTGGATTGGAAGCACTTACAGCAAAGGAAGTAAGGGACTTGGGTTATGAAACAATATCAGTGGAAGATGGCCGTGTTACATTCCGTGGAGATGAATATGCTATCTGCAGGGCAAATCTCTGGCTGCGCACTGCTGAGCGTGTATTAGTTAAACTGGGTGAATTTGAAGCAACTACCTACGATGAGCTTTTTGAAAAAACTAAAGCGCTTCCGTGGTTTGATTGGATTCCAGAGGATGCAGAATTTCCTGTTAAGGGATATTCTTTGAAATCAAAGCTTTTTAGTGTCCCTGATTGCCAATCTATTATAAAGAAAGCAGTGGTAGAGAAATTAAAGCAAAAATATAATCAAACATGGTTTGAAGAAAAAGGCCCGCGTTATCAGATACAATTTTCATTATTTAAAGACAAGGCTACCCTGATGATAGATACCAGCGGAGAAGGGCTTCATAAGCGCGGATACAGGGAAAATGCGAATGAAGCACCCTTGAGGGAAACATTAGCTGCTGCAATGGTAATGTTAAGTGTATGGAAGCCGGGTAAAGCATTTATTGATCCCTTTTGCGGTTCGGGTACAATTCCTATTGAAGCAGCTTTAATCGGAGCAAATATTGCTCCAGGGTTAGAAAGAGAATTTGTTTCCCAAAATTGGGATAGGGTACCTAAGGATTTATGGTGGAAAGCGAGAAAGGAAGCTCATGAACAAATAAAGAATAATGCAGATTTTCATATTTACGGGTCAGATATTGACCCCAAAGCCGCTGCCTTATCAAAGGAAAATGCCTCATTAGCCGGGGTGGAGGAGTACATAACCATCAAGCAACTCCCTGTAGCTGAAATACAATCGCAGGAGGAATATGGGTGTATTATTTGCAATCCTCCCTATGGTGAGCGGTTGGGAGAAATTAAAGAGATAGAAAAACTTTATAGGCAAATGGGACAGGTGTTTAAAAAATTTGACACATGGTCTTATTATATTCTTACATCCCATGAGAAATTTGAGGACCATTTTGGGAAAAAAGCCGATAAGAAAAGAAAGTTATACAACGGCATGCTAAAGTGCGATCTTTACCAGTATTTTGGACCAAAACCACCCAAAACCAGTGCAGAATTGAGAATGCAAAATGCAGAAAATTTAACAATTCTCTAATATTTTCTTAACTATCTATCCAGAAGTAATTATGATGCACTTAGCGAGTAGCCGATTTATAACGGAATAGATGTAATAATAAAATACATAACAAAAGCGGTACAGTAAAAAATGTACCGCTCTTTTTCTATTTGTTTTTATCTCTTTCCCTTAACTCAACCCTGCGTATTTTTCCACTGATTGTTTTAGGAAGTTCATTGACAAATTCAATGATTCTCGGATATTTATAAGGTGCAGTTACCTTTTTGACGTGTTCCTGTAGTTCTACCTTTAAATCATCCGATGGAGTATATCCTTTTGCCAGCACAATTGTAGCCTTAACGACCTGCCCTCTTATAGGATCAGGAACCGCTGTAATAGCAGTTTCTAAAACTGCAGGATGTTCCAGCAAAGCGCTTTCCACTTCAAAAGGTCCTATCCTGTAGCCCGAGCTCTTAATGACATCATCGGCCCGGCCTACAAACCAATAATAACCATCTTCATCCCGCCATGCCATATCGCCGGTATAATAAACACCGTCGTACCACACTTTTTCTGTTCTCTCTTTATCACGATAATACCCATCAAACATCCCTACAGGCTTACTTTTATCTGTACGTATAACAATTTGTCCTTCCTCCCCTACATCACAGGAATTACCATCTTCATCCACCAGATCAATATTGTACCCTGGAGACGGTTTTCCCATTGAACCCGGACGAGGTTCCATCCAGGGGTAAGTGGCAATGGCAACGGTACATTCGGTCTGGCCAAAGCCTTCCATAAGCTTAATTCCTGTTGCTTTTAAAAATTGATTGTAGATTTCAGGATTTAACGGTTCACCGGCAATAACGCAGTATTTTAAACTTTTTAAATTATATTTTGTTAAATCCTCTTTAATGAGGAATCTATAAATAGTAGGAGGCGCACAAAATGTAGTAATCTGATATTTTTCAAGTACTTCTAAAAGGTTTTTGGGAATAAATTTGTCATAGTCATATACAAAAACTGCACTTCCGCAAATCCATTGCCCATAAATTTTACCCCATACGGCCTTTGCCCAACCGGTGTCTGCTACTGTAAAATGGAGCCCGTCCTCCTGCACATTTTGCCAGTATTTTGCCGTAAGAATATGGCCTAATGGGTATGTAAAATTGTGTTGAACCATTTTAGGATGCCCTGTTGTTCCGGATGTAAAATAAAGAAGCGAGATATCTTCATTGGTAGTCATATCTTTGCCGGTGGGTTTAACGAAATTTTCATCCGCTTTTTCAATTTCGCTATTGAAATCATACCATCCTTCACGATTTCCTCCTACCATTACCTTATAAAGCAAAGAGGGAGACTCTTTCTGTGCTTCTTCAATATGCTGCACCACTTCGACTTCAGCTACAGAAACAATCATTTTTACATCAGCAGCGTTATTCCTGTAAATAAAGTCTTTCGTCGTAAGCAGGTGGGTAGCCGGAATACAAATAGCACCAATTTTATGAAGGGCGAGAATACAAAACCAGAATTCATAGCGCCTTTTTAAAACAAGCATGACGGGATCGCCTTTTTTAATACCTACAGACTTGAAAAAGTTTGCAGTTTTATCGCTGTAATATTTTAACTGGGAAAAAGTAAAGTTAATATTTTCACCGGAATCATTACACCATACCAGCGCAATTTTATCTGGCGAGTTAACTGCCAGTTCATCTACAACATCATAAGCAAAATTAAAGTTGTCCGGAACATTTATTTTAAAGTTTTGTACAAAATCTTCATACGAACTAAAATTTTGTTTATTAACGAATT
It includes:
- a CDS encoding THUMP domain-containing class I SAM-dependent RNA methyltransferase — protein: MAQIELIAPTLFGLEALTAKEVRDLGYETISVEDGRVTFRGDEYAICRANLWLRTAERVLVKLGEFEATTYDELFEKTKALPWFDWIPEDAEFPVKGYSLKSKLFSVPDCQSIIKKAVVEKLKQKYNQTWFEEKGPRYQIQFSLFKDKATLMIDTSGEGLHKRGYRENANEAPLRETLAAAMVMLSVWKPGKAFIDPFCGSGTIPIEAALIGANIAPGLEREFVSQNWDRVPKDLWWKARKEAHEQIKNNADFHIYGSDIDPKAAALSKENASLAGVEEYITIKQLPVAEIQSQEEYGCIICNPPYGERLGEIKEIEKLYRQMGQVFKKFDTWSYYILTSHEKFEDHFGKKADKKRKLYNGMLKCDLYQYFGPKPPKTSAELRMQNAENLTIL
- a CDS encoding AMP-binding protein, which encodes MLEKFVNKQNFSSYEDFVQNFKINVPDNFNFAYDVVDELAVNSPDKIALVWCNDSGENINFTFSQLKYYSDKTANFFKSVGIKKGDPVMLVLKRRYEFWFCILALHKIGAICIPATHLLTTKDFIYRNNAADVKMIVSVAEVEVVQHIEEAQKESPSLLYKVMVGGNREGWYDFNSEIEKADENFVKPTGKDMTTNEDISLLYFTSGTTGHPKMVQHNFTYPLGHILTAKYWQNVQEDGLHFTVADTGWAKAVWGKIYGQWICGSAVFVYDYDKFIPKNLLEVLEKYQITTFCAPPTIYRFLIKEDLTKYNLKSLKYCVIAGEPLNPEIYNQFLKATGIKLMEGFGQTECTVAIATYPWMEPRPGSMGKPSPGYNIDLVDEDGNSCDVGEEGQIVIRTDKSKPVGMFDGYYRDKERTEKVWYDGVYYTGDMAWRDEDGYYWFVGRADDVIKSSGYRIGPFEVESALLEHPAVLETAITAVPDPIRGQVVKATIVLAKGYTPSDDLKVELQEHVKKVTAPYKYPRIIEFVNELPKTISGKIRRVELRERDKNK